The Candidatus Acidulodesulfobacterium acidiphilum genome has a segment encoding these proteins:
- the flgA gene encoding flagellar basal body P-ring formation protein FlgA yields the protein MDRMKLIFALTILIAAVVLSDGGFNIKNAEAAYSGTTVIGNKSSDILLKRLIIKAYLKKVPLKFKKYFHFGNFHFNMPYKNFNLKNLRINIADTGYSGYHTALIKIINEKNGEMQGLDAATFKTSIYAPVAVASETIGKFQIIKSGEIKISYKNIPSLNDGYFLNVKKAAGREAKFFIAEGSALNNANTERRRIINFGDRVNIIYDENGLILKTKGMALQSGALNSKIRVKNLESGEIVECMVKSPKTAEVR from the coding sequence ATGGATAGAATGAAATTAATTTTTGCATTAACGATATTAATCGCGGCAGTTGTTTTATCGGACGGCGGATTTAACATTAAAAATGCGGAGGCGGCTTATTCGGGTACAACCGTCATCGGCAATAAGAGCAGCGATATTTTACTAAAACGTTTAATAATAAAAGCTTACTTAAAAAAAGTTCCTTTAAAATTTAAAAAGTATTTTCACTTCGGTAATTTTCATTTCAATATGCCTTATAAAAATTTTAATTTAAAAAATTTAAGAATAAATATTGCCGATACCGGATATTCCGGATATCATACGGCTTTAATAAAAATTATAAACGAAAAAAACGGCGAGATGCAGGGTTTGGATGCCGCTACTTTTAAAACGTCTATTTATGCTCCCGTCGCCGTTGCATCCGAGACTATCGGAAAATTTCAGATTATAAAAAGCGGCGAGATAAAAATATCTTATAAAAATATTCCGAGTTTAAACGACGGATATTTTTTAAACGTTAAAAAAGCGGCAGGAAGGGAAGCCAAGTTTTTTATTGCCGAAGGGTCGGCTTTAAATAATGCAAATACCGAAAGGCGCAGGATAATAAACTTCGGCGACAGGGTAAATATAATTTACGACGAAAACGGATTAATTTTAAAAACAAAAGGCATGGCTCTGCAATCCGGCGCTTTAAATTCAAAAATAAGGGTAAAAAATTTGGAATCGGGAGAAATAGTGGAATGTATGGTAAAATCGCCTAAAACTGCGGAGGTAAGGTAA
- the flgG gene encoding flagellar basal-body rod protein FlgG: protein MRALWTAATGMEGQQIEIDNIANNLANTNTTGFKESRVNFEDLFYQTIKSPGAYSSEYTQSPTGIQIGLGSKVSSIEKEFTQGDLQQTSNPLDIAISGQGFFQVQMPDGETAYTRDGTFDTNSQGQLVDANGYPLVPSITIPPNATSVTISENGTVTAVISGQTNPAQIGTISLANFINPAGLNSIGSNLYLQTSASGVPQVGTPNQNGLGTLQQGFLEMSNVNLVGQMVDMITAQNAYTIDSKAITTANQMLQTMSGLIP, encoded by the coding sequence ATGAGAGCTTTATGGACGGCGGCTACCGGAATGGAAGGACAGCAGATAGAAATTGACAACATAGCAAATAATCTTGCAAATACCAATACCACCGGTTTTAAAGAATCGAGGGTCAATTTCGAAGACCTTTTTTACCAGACTATTAAGTCTCCCGGAGCTTATTCTTCGGAATATACCCAGTCTCCTACGGGAATTCAGATAGGTCTCGGTTCAAAAGTGTCTTCTATAGAAAAAGAGTTTACGCAGGGCGATCTTCAGCAGACCTCGAATCCCTTAGATATTGCAATTTCGGGTCAGGGTTTTTTTCAGGTGCAGATGCCAGACGGCGAAACGGCATATACAAGAGACGGAACTTTTGATACTAATTCGCAGGGACAGTTAGTAGATGCCAACGGATATCCTCTGGTTCCAAGTATTACAATACCGCCTAACGCCACGTCGGTAACTATTTCCGAAAACGGAACGGTTACGGCGGTAATATCCGGACAGACTAATCCTGCGCAAATCGGAACTATCAGTCTTGCAAATTTTATTAATCCGGCGGGACTTAACAGCATAGGCAGCAATCTTTATCTTCAAACTTCGGCTTCAGGCGTTCCGCAGGTCGGCACGCCAAATCAAAACGGGCTTGGAACGCTCCAGCAGGGGTTTTTGGAAATGTCTAACGTAAATCTTGTAGGGCAGATGGTTGACATGATTACGGCTCAAAATGCTTATACCATAGATTCAAAGGCTATTACGACCGCAAATCAGATGCTTCAGACTATGAGCGGTTTAATACCTTAA
- the flgF gene encoding flagellar basal-body rod protein FlgF has protein sequence MNGGSYITLSGILAVERQLSAVTNNLANVNTAGYKSTNVNFAEFLSQKAINANESGENKPLVDKAYPIVLNTYNNMSQGALKKTGNRLDLAIKGSGYFVVSTPTGVKYTRNGVFSLNQAGELVTQEGYPVLSTFKKPIFLNERSSDVTIGGSGEISLTDPQTGNEMYSGTILIANFKNPQYLSKYGNTLFSETKSSGAPVENQNPDILQGYIEESNVNEIKGMVQMINISETYNNMMQALKSYSTVDNTAINTVGAAV, from the coding sequence ATGAACGGCGGTTCTTATATAACATTGAGCGGAATATTGGCGGTAGAAAGACAACTTTCTGCCGTTACCAATAATCTTGCAAACGTAAATACGGCGGGTTATAAAAGCACGAACGTTAATTTCGCCGAATTTTTATCGCAAAAAGCCATAAACGCAAACGAATCCGGCGAAAATAAACCGCTTGTCGATAAAGCGTATCCTATTGTTTTAAATACTTATAACAATATGTCCCAGGGTGCATTAAAAAAAACGGGCAACAGGCTTGATCTTGCCATTAAAGGCAGCGGATATTTCGTAGTTTCAACTCCGACAGGCGTTAAATATACTAGAAACGGCGTATTTTCGCTTAATCAGGCGGGAGAGCTTGTGACTCAGGAAGGGTATCCGGTTTTAAGCACGTTTAAAAAACCTATCTTTCTTAACGAAAGAAGTTCGGACGTAACTATCGGCGGTTCGGGCGAAATAAGTCTTACCGATCCGCAAACCGGCAACGAAATGTATTCCGGTACGATATTAATTGCTAATTTTAAAAACCCGCAATACTTATCTAAATACGGAAACACACTGTTTTCAGAAACTAAAAGTTCCGGCGCTCCCGTCGAAAATCAAAATCCGGATATACTTCAAGGATATATAGAAGAATCCAACGTAAACGAAATCAAAGGCATGGTGCAGATGATAAATATTTCGGAAACGTATAACAATATGATGCAGGCGTTAAAATCATATTCTACGGTAGATAATACTGCGATTAACACAGTCGGAGCGGCGGTATAA